One uncultured Hyphomonas sp. genomic region harbors:
- a CDS encoding RimK/LysX family protein gives MKLLRLPIYAALVLALVPSPAFAEREGRDDMTVLGYVEDVHVGKLGLEMKGKLDTGADSSSVYGRDVKVYKKSGKDDWVTFRLRGKNGRTVRYDQDVRRFALIKLKTGGTIRRPVIHLPICVGGVRGLAEVNLADREDFEYDILIGREFLASRVLVDSASTFIADDECNVSERD, from the coding sequence GTGAAACTGTTGAGACTGCCAATCTACGCCGCTCTTGTTCTGGCGCTGGTCCCGTCACCCGCCTTTGCCGAACGCGAGGGACGCGATGACATGACAGTTCTGGGCTATGTCGAAGATGTTCACGTTGGTAAGTTAGGCCTTGAAATGAAAGGAAAACTTGATACCGGCGCGGACTCCTCCTCGGTGTATGGCCGCGACGTGAAAGTCTACAAGAAGTCCGGCAAGGACGATTGGGTGACCTTCCGTCTGCGCGGCAAGAATGGCCGCACGGTCCGGTATGATCAGGATGTACGCCGCTTCGCCCTGATCAAACTCAAGACCGGTGGCACGATCCGCCGCCCGGTCATTCATCTTCCCATTTGCGTTGGAGGTGTTCGCGGTCTGGCTGAAGTCAATCTTGCCGACCGGGAGGACTTTGAATACGACATCCTGATCGGTCGCGAATTCCTCGCGTCCCGGGTCCTGGTCGATTCTGCATCGACTTTCATTGCAGACGACGAATGTAACGTATCCGAGCGTGACTAG
- a CDS encoding alpha-E domain-containing protein — MLGRTAAGLFWLARYLERAGNTSRLAEAGFRMALTRADSDTEEWQSVVTTAGCREAYLEKHETIRSDKILDFILRDKENPNSVLCAFHTARENARMTRTALTREVWEAINEAWMSVRDALRRPVPERDLPEILSLVRRQGAQVSGAVTGTMLRNDIYNFMQIGTLVERADNTSRILDAKYYVLLPSSASIGSSLDNVQWEMILRSASAERSFYWLHGGRASPPAIADFLIFDARLPRSLAFCYDMITEYLGRLALEYGESTPAHELATRQENRLTDLNIALVFEEGLHEFLTSFMAQNAAFSAQIETDYRFNE; from the coding sequence ATGCTGGGCCGCACAGCTGCCGGTCTCTTCTGGCTGGCTCGTTACCTGGAAAGGGCGGGGAATACGTCGCGGCTGGCCGAGGCGGGGTTCCGCATGGCATTGACGCGGGCCGATTCCGATACGGAGGAGTGGCAGTCTGTTGTCACCACGGCGGGGTGTCGGGAGGCTTACCTTGAAAAGCACGAGACAATCCGTTCGGACAAAATCCTGGATTTCATCCTGCGAGACAAGGAGAATCCCAACAGCGTGCTCTGCGCGTTTCACACCGCGCGCGAGAATGCCCGGATGACCCGTACCGCCCTGACGCGGGAAGTGTGGGAAGCGATCAATGAGGCCTGGATGAGCGTGCGCGATGCGCTGCGGCGCCCGGTGCCGGAACGGGACCTGCCGGAAATCCTGTCATTGGTGCGCCGGCAGGGAGCGCAGGTCAGCGGCGCGGTCACGGGTACCATGCTGCGCAATGATATCTACAATTTCATGCAAATCGGCACGCTGGTCGAGCGAGCCGACAACACGTCGCGTATTCTGGACGCGAAGTATTATGTGTTGCTGCCTTCCAGCGCATCCATCGGATCTTCGCTCGACAATGTGCAGTGGGAAATGATCCTGCGGTCAGCGTCGGCAGAGCGCAGCTTTTACTGGTTGCATGGGGGGCGAGCCAGTCCGCCCGCCATTGCAGACTTTCTGATCTTTGATGCACGCCTGCCGCGGTCTCTGGCATTCTGCTATGATATGATTACGGAGTATCTGGGGCGGCTTGCCCTGGAATATGGTGAAAGCACACCGGCGCATGAACTGGCGACCCGTCAGGAGAACCGCCTCACAGACCTGAACATCGCGCTCGTGTTTGAGGAGGGGCTGCACGAATTCCTCACCAGCTTCATGGCTCAGAACGCGGCTTTCTCAGCCCAGATAGAAACCGACTACAGGTTCAATGAGTAA
- a CDS encoding UUP1 family membrane protein: MTSTFHTRLLAFVLTAIALTIFGIKVFQYNYPLTPGTQTTTWDFEIYLDFDTANQPVRIETFIPANSDTRRVSQEQYYNGAFGLRLESDNDNGRKAIWTYRYPNDRKVLRYRARLEGETQRSPLPAEMHRPADREPPESLNDLERQAFLVWSSDMRRRSADDDSLAELILQEIFVQKDADEIEALLPVLPPPLDRLTLAAEALQSQGIRARVANGVYLDEARRRTEVQHWLEYHVDGRDKRYFIGPDPKEFFTIWYGTEEMIRADGVFDFEPQVSIQPIDSSASDVVRKAARADRTPVELFSFDRLPVTTQLVYQVLITIPAGIVLLVFMRQFIGIETLGTFMPILIGIAFRETALLNGLILFTMLVALGLAMRFYLEKLRLLLVPRLAVVLIFIVICMAVIAQVMNGANMRMGLSISLFPMVILTMTIERMSIMWEEYSAEDAIKAGAGSMLVASISYLVMTNKHIEYLLFNFPELLLVLMALCLLMGKYTGLRLSEIIRFRELAKQAEK; encoded by the coding sequence GTGACTAGCACTTTTCACACCCGACTTCTGGCCTTTGTGCTGACCGCGATCGCCCTGACGATCTTCGGCATCAAGGTATTCCAGTACAATTACCCGCTGACGCCGGGCACCCAGACCACAACCTGGGATTTCGAGATCTATCTCGATTTCGACACGGCCAACCAGCCGGTCCGGATCGAGACCTTCATCCCGGCAAACAGCGACACCCGCCGCGTTTCGCAGGAACAATATTATAATGGCGCCTTCGGCCTTCGCCTTGAGAGCGATAACGACAATGGCCGCAAGGCGATCTGGACTTATCGCTATCCGAACGACCGCAAAGTGCTGCGCTATCGCGCGCGCCTCGAGGGCGAAACACAGCGCTCTCCCCTGCCCGCCGAGATGCACCGCCCGGCAGACCGCGAGCCGCCGGAATCCCTGAACGATCTGGAGCGCCAGGCTTTCCTCGTCTGGTCTTCCGACATGCGCCGCCGGTCCGCTGACGATGATTCGCTGGCGGAACTGATCCTCCAGGAGATCTTCGTCCAGAAAGATGCTGACGAGATCGAAGCCCTTCTGCCCGTTCTGCCGCCGCCGCTAGACCGCCTGACCCTTGCTGCCGAAGCGCTGCAAAGCCAGGGCATCCGCGCCCGGGTCGCCAATGGTGTTTACCTCGATGAAGCCCGGCGCCGCACGGAAGTGCAGCATTGGCTGGAATACCATGTCGACGGACGCGACAAGCGCTACTTCATCGGCCCTGACCCAAAGGAATTCTTCACGATCTGGTATGGCACCGAAGAAATGATCCGCGCCGATGGCGTGTTTGACTTTGAGCCACAGGTCTCCATCCAGCCAATCGACTCCTCTGCATCGGATGTCGTGCGCAAGGCCGCCCGGGCGGACCGCACGCCTGTGGAACTCTTCAGTTTCGACCGCCTGCCGGTCACGACGCAACTCGTCTATCAGGTCCTGATCACGATCCCCGCCGGCATCGTCCTGCTGGTCTTCATGCGTCAGTTTATCGGGATTGAGACGCTCGGCACGTTCATGCCGATCCTGATCGGGATCGCTTTCCGTGAGACGGCCCTGCTGAATGGTCTGATCCTGTTCACCATGCTGGTCGCCCTCGGCCTCGCCATGCGCTTTTACCTCGAAAAGCTCCGATTGCTGCTCGTGCCACGCCTGGCCGTCGTGCTGATCTTCATCGTGATCTGTATGGCGGTGATCGCGCAGGTCATGAATGGCGCCAATATGCGCATGGGTCTGTCGATCTCGCTGTTCCCGATGGTGATCCTGACCATGACGATCGAGCGCATGTCGATCATGTGGGAAGAATACTCCGCCGAAGATGCCATCAAGGCCGGCGCCGGATCCATGCTGGTTGCATCGATCTCCTATCTGGTGATGACGAACAAGCACATTGAATACCTGCTGTTCAACTTCCCTGAACTGCTTCTGGTCCTGATGGCGCTCTGCCTCCTGATGGGCAAGTATACGGGGCTGCGCCTCAGCGAGATCATCCGCTTCCGTGAACTGGCCAAGCAGGCAGAGAAATGA
- a CDS encoding peptidase: MRLNAGLIFMSDTRTNAGVDNISKFRKMFTWEEPGERVITVLTAGNLATSQAVISVLDERAKAPKERRPSLLEAPTMFQVANIVGDTLKEVIKTQKMTGPESEADYGATMIVGGQIAGIEQRLFLIYPEGNFIEASEETPFFQIGETKYGRPILLRAYDADMSFEEAIKLLYVSFDSTLKANLSVGMPLDLQVVEEGTMQVRHRRRVDEDDPYFQTVSSSWGDALKLAFKSLPDFSFDEEGEA; this comes from the coding sequence ATGCGGCTCAACGCGGGGCTCATCTTCATGTCCGACACGCGCACGAATGCGGGCGTGGACAACATTTCCAAGTTCCGGAAGATGTTTACCTGGGAGGAACCGGGAGAGCGTGTGATCACCGTTCTCACGGCAGGGAACCTTGCGACGTCTCAGGCCGTCATCAGCGTTCTGGATGAACGGGCCAAGGCGCCCAAGGAGCGCCGCCCCAGCCTGCTGGAAGCGCCGACCATGTTCCAGGTCGCCAATATTGTCGGCGACACGCTCAAGGAAGTGATCAAGACGCAGAAAATGACCGGTCCCGAATCGGAGGCCGACTATGGCGCCACAATGATCGTGGGTGGCCAGATTGCCGGAATTGAGCAGCGCCTTTTCCTGATTTACCCCGAAGGCAACTTCATCGAAGCGAGCGAAGAAACGCCTTTCTTCCAGATCGGTGAAACCAAATATGGCCGGCCGATCCTTTTGCGGGCCTATGATGCTGATATGAGTTTTGAAGAGGCGATCAAGCTCCTCTACGTTTCCTTCGACTCGACCTTGAAAGCGAACCTGTCCGTTGGCATGCCGCTGGATCTGCAGGTCGTGGAGGAGGGGACAATGCAAGTCCGTCATCGCCGGCGTGTCGATGAAGACGATCCCTACTTCCAGACCGTTTCCAGCAGCTGGGGTGACGCCTTGAAACTGGCGTTCAAATCGCTTCCGGATTTTTCGTTCGACGAAGAGGGCGAAGCCTAG
- a CDS encoding alpha-L-glutamate ligase-like protein — translation MISTWIALRKAGLLGINERNLRLVNDLNPRRLMRLVNDKTETKRLAIEADIPTPDLYGLIRNPLDMRNLEKLLDKPDGCVIKPANGSQGNGIQVILGPMRGGWRRSNGQRALLEDLKFHVNNILSGMYSLSGQPDVAMIEYRVKFDEVFDPISFGGVPDIRIIVLRGIPFVAMVRLPTAESDGKANLHKGGVGVGLDLVNGRTLHGMQNGKTTEIHPDTANPLSNLSVPHWDAMLLMAAKAYEVTGLGYLGADIVLDKEKGPLLLELNARPGLAIQIANRLGIRPLVNATLTADTDGMDAEGRVVLAKKLFREYAPALATA, via the coding sequence ATGATCAGCACCTGGATCGCCCTGCGCAAGGCCGGTCTGCTTGGCATCAATGAGCGGAACCTCCGCCTCGTGAATGACCTGAACCCCCGCCGCCTCATGCGGCTGGTGAACGACAAGACGGAAACCAAGCGTCTTGCGATCGAAGCAGACATTCCGACCCCGGACCTCTATGGCCTGATCCGCAATCCGCTCGACATGCGCAATCTGGAGAAGCTGTTGGACAAACCGGACGGCTGCGTCATCAAGCCGGCCAACGGCTCTCAGGGCAATGGCATTCAGGTGATCCTCGGCCCGATGCGGGGTGGCTGGCGCCGGTCGAACGGCCAGCGCGCCCTGCTGGAAGATCTGAAATTCCACGTCAACAACATCCTGTCGGGCATGTACTCCCTGTCCGGACAGCCTGACGTTGCGATGATCGAATACCGGGTCAAGTTCGACGAAGTCTTCGACCCGATCAGCTTCGGCGGCGTCCCCGATATCCGGATCATCGTCCTGCGCGGTATTCCTTTTGTCGCCATGGTGCGCCTGCCAACGGCAGAGTCAGACGGCAAGGCAAACCTTCACAAGGGCGGCGTCGGTGTCGGCCTCGATCTGGTCAATGGCCGGACTTTGCACGGCATGCAGAATGGCAAGACAACAGAGATCCACCCCGACACGGCCAACCCGCTCAGCAATCTCTCCGTCCCCCACTGGGACGCCATGCTGTTGATGGCCGCAAAGGCCTATGAGGTGACCGGCCTCGGTTATCTTGGCGCTGATATCGTGCTCGATAAGGAAAAGGGCCCGCTTCTTCTGGAATTGAATGCCCGGCCGGGCCTCGCCATCCAGATTGCCAATCGCCTTGGGATCCGTCCGCTTGTGAACGCAACACTTACGGCAGACACAGATGGCATGGATGCGGAAGGCCGTGTGGTGCTCGCCAAGAAGCTATTCCGCGAATACGCGCCCGCGCTGGCAACCGCCTAG
- a CDS encoding transglutaminase family protein: protein MRLRIDHTTVYNYEKAAVYALHQVRKRPHDTDAQTVMTWELVLDGAKLEAQYVDHHGNHVDLVSIEPDAKRVSISCQGEVETRDTAGVLTNSRVTPPLWLYRRFTPLTKAGKGVRSLVSQLGKDPALNIETLHALMNLIAEAVVYDTNPTGPNTTAEEALELGHGVCQDHAHVFASAARLLGFPARYVGGYMMMLDRVDQDAGHAWAEAWIDGLGWVGFDAANRVCPDERYIQVATGLDYREAGPMTGVMYGGEREVLSVNVQVQQ, encoded by the coding sequence ATGAGACTGCGCATCGATCACACAACAGTCTATAATTACGAAAAGGCGGCGGTCTATGCGCTGCACCAGGTGCGCAAGCGTCCGCACGACACGGATGCGCAGACGGTCATGACCTGGGAGCTGGTTCTGGATGGAGCCAAGCTCGAAGCCCAATATGTCGATCATCACGGGAATCATGTCGACCTTGTGTCGATCGAGCCGGACGCCAAACGCGTGTCGATTTCCTGCCAGGGCGAGGTTGAGACCCGCGACACAGCAGGCGTGTTGACCAATAGCCGGGTGACGCCACCACTCTGGCTCTATCGCCGGTTTACGCCGCTTACGAAGGCGGGGAAGGGCGTCCGTAGCCTTGTCTCCCAGTTGGGAAAGGACCCGGCGCTCAATATCGAAACGCTGCACGCCTTGATGAACCTGATTGCAGAAGCGGTTGTCTATGACACCAACCCGACCGGACCGAACACGACCGCCGAGGAGGCGCTCGAACTCGGTCATGGCGTTTGCCAGGACCATGCCCACGTCTTTGCGTCGGCAGCGCGGCTGCTGGGCTTTCCGGCCCGGTATGTCGGTGGTTACATGATGATGCTGGACCGGGTTGATCAGGACGCAGGCCATGCCTGGGCTGAAGCCTGGATCGATGGGCTTGGCTGGGTCGGATTTGATGCAGCCAACCGTGTTTGTCCTGACGAACGGTACATTCAGGTTGCAACCGGGCTCGACTATCGCGAAGCTGGTCCGATGACAGGGGTCATGTATGGCGGCGAACGGGAGGTTCTCTCGGTCAATGTTCAGGTCCAACAATAA